One window of the Eucalyptus grandis isolate ANBG69807.140 chromosome 8, ASM1654582v1, whole genome shotgun sequence genome contains the following:
- the LOC104430221 gene encoding PR5-like receptor kinase, producing the protein MTQHQLEMENDYEADDPEDCGRFEYELLCEINRTVLYLSTCRYYVKSIYYDNSSGDDFSGQITVVEDGVNNVYCTALPDFLLGSFDLSDRYPHYNYNDRYPYSNYTSSSAVFMKCSQPVASPSYIKTEPCIEGAYPSDTPPNISQMKWYSYFVYLLPTKEKALRVGDIKDSCNITMMTCFSGYNMRPTCKDLPNMMAEGLNLYYHGPPSLPSPPSPLSQMSQLSPSPLPSRRSPAVLAIFAICAVCAIFVVCTVYAISIVCTVSTVSTISAVSSISAFCAVYAVFAICAICGVSAIFADDSTRDIMGGVAITAAWNLFFVLVHFLAAKFILGAPCVLIFLILKWMRRHQATDANIEEFLRAHNNFLPIRYSYSDIKRITTNFKCKLGEGGYGSVYRGILRSGNEVAVKILNKSKSNGQDFINEVATIGRIHHVNVVQLVGFCFEYPKQALVYDFMPNGSLDKHISYKDGDDPLDYKKMYEISLGIARGIEYLHRGCDMQILHFDIKPHNILLDRSFTPKVSDFGLARLYPTDRSIVSLTAARGTLGYMAPELFYKDIGGISYKADVYSFGMLLMEMAGRRRNLNAHAEHSSQIYFPLWVYDQLDKEKELERVDVIEEERETTRKMIIVALWCIQLSPNDRPSMRKVLDMLEGDMDKLQLPPKPLLYPREAPIDDVDAEIELETVSSSSSTPIVSSSSQFYHDHEFMKSCIV; encoded by the exons ACGACCCGGAAGACTGCGGCCGCTTTGAGTATGAGCTACTTTGTGAAATCAATCGCACCGTTCTATATTTGTCTACCTGTCGATATTATGTGAAGTCGATTTACTATGACAATAGTTCCGGAGATGATTTCTCTGGTCAGATCACGGTGGTTGAGGATGGAGTGAATAATGTTTATTGTACAGCCCTCCCTGATTTCCTTTTGGGGAGCTTCGACTTGAGTGATAGGTATCCACACTATAATTATAATGATCGGTATCCATACTCTAATTATACTTCATCCTCGGCGGTCTTCATGAAGTGCTCACAGCCCGTTGCTTCTCCTTCGTATATCAAAACTGAACCATGTATTGAGGGAGCATACCCTTCCGATACGCCCCCAAATATTTCCCAAATGAAGTGGTACTCATACTTTGTGTATTTGTTGCCTACAAAGGAAAAAGCTCTACGAGTAGGGGACATCAAGGATTCTTGCAATATAACCATGATGACTTGCTTCTCGGGTTATAACATGAGACCAACGTGTAAGGACCTCCCCAACATGATGGCTGAAGGATTAAATCTCTATTATCATGGACCTCCTTCTTTGCCGTCTCCGCCATCTCCGCTGTCTCAGATGTCTCAGCTGTCTCCGTCGCCTCTGCCATCTCGGCGGTCTCCCGCTGTCTTAGCCATCTTCGCCATCTGCGCCGTTTGTGCCATCTTTGTCGTCTGCACTGTCTACGCCATCTCCATCGTTTGCACCGTCTCCACCGTCTCCACCATCTCCGCCGTCTCCTCCATCTCCGCCTTTTGCGCCGTCTACGCTGTCTTCGCCATCTGTGCCATTTGCGGTGTCTCCGCCATCTTTGCGG ATGATTCTACGCGGGATATCATGGGCGGTGTTGCTATAACTGCCGCATGGAATCTCTTCTTTGTCTTGG TCCACTTCCTAGCAGCAAAATTCATACTCGGAGCTCCGTGTGTGTTGATATTTCTAATCTTGAAGTGGATGAGAAGGCATCAAGCGACCGATGCAAACATCGAAGAATTCCTACGAGCTCACAATAACTTTTtgcccataaggtactcttactcgGATATCAAGAGGAtcacaacaaatttcaaatgcaaGTTAGGTGAGGGGGGATATGGTTCCGTATACAGAGGAATACTTAGAAGTGGCAATGAAGTTGCGgttaagattttgaacaaatcaaaatctaatgGCCAAGATTTTATAAATGAAGTGGCCACAATTGGAAGGATCCACCACGTTAATGTGGTGCAGCTTGTTGGTTTTTGCTTCGAATACCCCAAACAAGCTCTTGTCTATGATTTCATGCCGAATGGATCTTTGGATAAACACATTTCCTATAAGGATGGTGATGATCCTCttgattataagaaaatgtatgagatctctcttggcatagctagagggatagagtatctacatcggggatgtgatatgcaaattctacaTTTTGACATCAAGCCTCACAACATTCTCCTAGACCGAAGTTTCACTCCGaaagtttctgactttggacttgcaagACTTTATCCCACCGATCGCAGTATAGTATCGCTGACTGCagcaagaggaaccttgggTTATATGGCTCCTGAGCTATTCTATAAAGACATCGGTGGCATTTCTTACAAAGccgatgtttatagttttgggatGTTATTAATGGAAATGGCTGGTAGAAGGAGAAATCTAAATGCTCATGCAGAGCATTCAagtcaaatttactttcctttgtgGGTTTATGACCAACTTgacaaagaaaaggaacttGAAAGGGTAGATGTcatagaagaggaaagagaaacaacGAGGAAGATGATAATCGTTGCACTGTGGTGTATACAATTGAGCCCTAATGATCGGCCGTCGATGAGGAAAGTCCTAGATATGCTTGAAGGAGATATGGATAAACTGCAACTGCCTCCAAAACCACTTTTGTATCCGAGAGAGGCACCCATTGATGATGTTGACGCTGAGATAGAACTTGAAACAGTCTCATCTTCGTCAAGTACTCCGATAGTTTCTAGCAGTTCCCAATTTTACCATGACCATGAGTTTATGAAATCATGTATTGTGTGA